From a single Pelodiscus sinensis isolate JC-2024 chromosome 4, ASM4963464v1, whole genome shotgun sequence genomic region:
- the FREY1 gene encoding protein Frey 1: MMLHLLLPLLLGAVLPVPLLHRLSDTVPEDFAVPLELPQQHFGLVDDYGIKPKHPQFQTRAPHKQPAGLHQAHKSKRDEPDMAEYYDDNVL; this comes from the exons ATGATGCTGCACCTGCTACTGCCACTCCTGCTGGGGGCCGTGCTTCCAGTACCACTTCTCCACAG GCTCAGCGACACAGTCCCTGAGGATTTTGCTGTTCCCCTGGAGCTCCCACAGCAGCACTTTGGCCTGGTGGATG ATTATGGCATTAAACCGAAGCATCCCCAGTTCCAGACTCGAGCCCcccacaagcagccagcaggcCTGCACCAAGCACACAAGAGCAAGCGAGATGAGCCAGACATGGCAGAGTATTATGATGATAATGTCCTGTGA
- the MAPK8IP1 gene encoding C-Jun-amino-terminal kinase-interacting protein 1 isoform X5, whose protein sequence is MLQLDLIDAAGETSAEEETASEPLKKEPPPVTMDTYRPKRPTTLNLFPQVPRTQCSVDAPQARVGARDCQDTLNNNSLGKKHSWQERVSRSSSPLKTGEQTPPHDHVCLSDEVNHQNSTTSTKDRGTSTESPCRRTAATQIAPACVVSSRVPEKNQAAGRLPPHNPSVVVVTRGPEAHRDRIRYQTDVRLEATEEIYLTPVQKNSDPLEPEKPFLSQSSENRMSISSDIDTSSYPSLTGKPNPSISEEDEVLDYMSSPDKMSLPRTSCSSSSNGGYRHGHNLQRASVSSDTSALSYDSVKYTLVVDENVQLELVSLKQCYSGYSDESDSATVYDNCVSSPYESAIGEEYEEDALKRDSVCLSEDSTPEADIHFSKKFLNVFMSGRSRSSSAESFGLFSCMINGEEQEQTHRAVFRFVPRHVDELELEVDDPLLVEVQAEDYWYEAYNMRTGDRGIFPAYYAIEVTKDPDHVTALTKNGDWMDQFRVKFLGSVQVPYHKGNDVLCAAMQKIATTRRLTVHFNPPSSCILEINVRGVKIAVKSDDSKEQKGNKCSHFFQLKNISFCGYHPKNNKYFGFITKHPADHRFACHVFVSEESTKPLAESVGRAFQQFYKEYVEYTCPTEDIYLE, encoded by the exons tgcagtgtggacgcaccccAAGCGAGGGTGGGGGCAAGAGATTGTCAG GACACTCTGAATAACAACTCTCTagggaaaaagcacagttggCAGGAGCGGGTGTCCCGGTCGTCATCCCCCCTGAAAACTG GTGAACAGACCCCTCCCCATGACCACGTTTGCCTAAGTGATGAGGTCAATCACCAAAACAGCACAACCTCCACCAAAGACCGGGGCACGTCCACGGAGAGCCCATGCCGGCGCACAGCTGCCACGCAAATTGCTCCCGCCTGTGTGGTCTCCTCCCGGGTGCCTGAGaagaaccaggctgctggccggCTCCCACCCCACAACCCCAGTGTGGTGGTGGTGACAAGGGGGCCGGAGGCCCACCGGGACCGCATCCGCTACCAGACGGACGTGAGGCTAGAGGCCACTGAGGAGATCTACCTGACACCTGTGCAGAAGAACTCAGATCCACTGGAGCCGGAAAAGCCCTTCCTGTCACAGTCCAGCGAGAACCGCATGTCCATCAGTTCTGACATTGACACCTCCAGCTACCCCTCCCTCACAGGGAAGCCCAACCCCTCCATCAGTGAAGAGGACGAGGTGCTGGACTACATGTCCTCGCCCGACAAGatgagcctgcccaggacctcatgcagcagcagcagcaatggtgGCTACCGGCATGGGCACAACCTTCAGAGGGCGTCGGTGAGCTCAGACACCAGTGCCCTCTCCTATGACTCGGTCAAGTACACACTGGTGGTGGATGAGAACGTGCAGCTGGAGCTGGTCAGCCTGAAGCAGTGCTACTCGGGCTACAGTGACGAGAGCGACTCAGCGACCGTCTACGACAACTGCGTCTCCTCGCCCTATGAGTCAGCCATCGGCGAGGAGTACGAGGAGGACGCGCTAAAGCGTGATTCAGTCTGCCTGTCTGAGGACTCCACCCCTGAGGCTGACATCCACTTCTCCAAGAAGTTCCTCAACGTCTTCATGAGTGGCCGGTCACGTTCTTCTA GTGCGGAATCCTTTGGGCTGTTCTCATGTATGAtcaatggggaggagcaggagcagactcaCCGTGCTGTCTTTAG GTTTGTGCCTCGTCACGTGGATGAACTAGAGCTGGAGGTGGACGACCCTCTGCTGGTGGAGGTGCAGGCAGAAGATTATTGGTATGAGGCCTACAACATGAGAACAGGCGACCGGGGCATCTTCCCTGCTTACTATGCCATCGAGGTCACCAAGGATCCTGACCATGTCACAG CTCTGACCAAGAATGGTGACTGGATGGATCAGTTCCGGGTGAAGTTCCTTGGCTCAGTCCAGGTCCCGTATCACAAAGGCAATGACGTGCTGTGTGCGGCTATGCAGAAG ATCGCCACCACTCGCCGCCTCACTGTGCACTTTAACCCACCCTCCAGCTGCATCCTGGAGATCAATGTAAGAGGTGTCAAGATTGCTGTGAAATCTGATGACTCCAAGGAGCAAAAG GGAAATAAATGTAGTCACTTTTTCCAGCTCAAGAACATTTCCTTCTGTGGGTACCATCCAAAGAACAACAA ataTTTTGGGTTTATCACCAAGCACCCAGCTGACCACAGATTCGCCTGTCATGTCTTCGTCTCAGAGGAGTCCACCAAGCCACTTGCAGAGTCTGTAGG GAGGGCTTTCCAGCAGTTCTACAAGGAGTATGTGGAGTACACATGCCCCACAGAGGACATCTACCTGGAGTAG